One genomic region from Fusobacterium perfoetens encodes:
- a CDS encoding helix-turn-helix domain-containing protein yields the protein MTSKKIYSILLLRNKKQKRKEKKMVLTNELKGRIVAKGLTQGEVAEKLGITPKTFSSKLEKGIFTTIEIEKLIKILDLKKPWEIFFAE from the coding sequence TTGACAAGCAAAAAAATATATAGTATACTTTTGTTACGTAATAAGAAACAAAAGAGAAAGGAGAAAAAAATGGTTTTAACTAATGAATTAAAAGGAAGAATAGTGGCAAAAGGGTTAACTCAAGGAGAAGTCGCAGAAAAACTAGGAATTACACCGAAGACATTCTCTAGTAAACTAGAAAAAGGAATTTTTACTACTATAGAAATTGAAAAATTGATAAAAATTTTAGACTTAAAAAAACCTTGGGAAATTTTTTTTGCAGAATAA
- a CDS encoding phage/plasmid primase, P4 family: MSKYDNYKQYGDELRFNYCPICKREKDNPDFTVNVTTGQYYCHSTGQGGNISEIEDFDMDLIKNVKVIETPAKEKAKDFTEFFKNQIQNHLGQDWIDYLKGRGISEKFLNTFCRKGKYNSMMIPIVDEKGKIVSIKYRTLDKKLSSEPGSLTNYFVNWHNVKDFSYVIIVEGEIDLLSCVEADCYNVISLPFGAKNVKCVDNQKLWLEKFEKIIIATDNDDPGRDGKERIKTLLSSISHKLYEVDLGKYKDFNEVLQAEGTSKVKEIVENATNIEIDKSIFYGERGKFLFFKFAEYLKGKYKIVKIDNELYQYNGKIYAKGEEIQKLMIKEIEELSSRQRKEILEYLKLIAPPKIRNDNGVVAFNNGIYSILEDKLYPFSPDFVITNQISWNYNPNIYSELMDHTLNKFICSEKDARNLLEEIIGYIFFTKNELGKAFVIVGDKANGKSTFLKILSHLIGKSNVSALNLDDITNSRFRLYQVANKLLNIGDDIGSGYIPESENFRKLVTGDIITAEQKGKDPIEFNCYAKFIFSANEIPKIKDPTGATARRVIIIPFLNSFTQANKDYDPYFLDKIKNKDCMEYLIKVGIEGLKRVLKNKKFSETEKNKELLDKFNRNNNPLFEFIDYLENDSLIPMEFDYIINNYPCTAIFEGHFNVDNKQYELNGYKDWANKNGYKAISYNTFKENMCKNFGLDVKQFRKRGKQERYFIKK, translated from the coding sequence ATGAGTAAATATGACAACTATAAACAATATGGCGATGAGCTAAGATTTAATTATTGTCCTATTTGTAAAAGAGAAAAAGATAATCCAGATTTTACAGTTAATGTAACTACTGGACAGTATTATTGCCACTCCACAGGTCAGGGTGGCAATATATCTGAAATAGAAGATTTTGATATGGACCTTATTAAAAATGTGAAAGTGATAGAAACTCCAGCTAAAGAAAAAGCAAAAGATTTTACAGAGTTCTTTAAAAATCAAATACAAAATCATTTAGGACAAGATTGGATTGATTATTTAAAAGGACGTGGGATATCAGAAAAGTTTTTAAATACCTTTTGCCGTAAAGGTAAATATAATTCAATGATGATTCCAATAGTAGATGAGAAAGGAAAGATAGTTTCTATTAAATATAGAACTCTTGATAAAAAATTATCATCAGAGCCAGGAAGTCTGACTAATTATTTTGTTAACTGGCATAATGTAAAAGATTTTAGCTATGTAATTATAGTTGAGGGAGAGATTGACCTTTTAAGTTGTGTTGAAGCTGATTGCTATAATGTAATCTCTCTTCCATTTGGTGCAAAGAATGTAAAATGTGTGGATAATCAAAAGTTATGGCTTGAGAAATTTGAAAAGATAATAATAGCTACTGATAATGATGATCCAGGAAGAGATGGAAAAGAGAGAATAAAAACTCTTTTAAGTTCTATTTCTCATAAATTATATGAGGTGGACCTTGGAAAATATAAAGACTTTAATGAGGTATTACAGGCAGAGGGGACATCAAAAGTTAAAGAAATAGTGGAAAACGCAACTAATATAGAAATAGACAAAAGTATATTTTACGGAGAAAGAGGAAAGTTTTTATTTTTTAAGTTTGCGGAGTATTTGAAAGGCAAATATAAAATAGTAAAAATTGATAATGAGTTGTATCAATACAACGGAAAAATCTATGCTAAAGGTGAAGAGATACAAAAATTAATGATAAAAGAAATTGAAGAACTTTCTTCTAGGCAGAGAAAAGAGATTCTTGAATATTTAAAGCTGATAGCTCCACCAAAAATCAGAAATGATAATGGAGTTGTAGCTTTTAACAATGGAATATACTCGATACTGGAAGATAAGTTATATCCTTTTAGTCCTGACTTTGTAATTACTAATCAAATTTCTTGGAATTATAATCCTAATATTTATAGCGAACTTATGGATCACACTCTCAACAAATTTATTTGCAGTGAAAAAGATGCTAGAAACTTACTAGAAGAGATTATAGGATATATATTTTTTACTAAGAATGAGCTTGGAAAAGCATTTGTAATTGTTGGAGATAAAGCAAATGGTAAAAGTACTTTCTTAAAAATTCTATCACATCTGATAGGGAAAAGTAATGTTAGTGCTTTGAACTTAGATGATATTACAAATTCAAGATTTAGACTGTACCAAGTAGCTAATAAACTTCTAAATATTGGTGACGATATAGGGAGTGGATATATTCCAGAGAGTGAGAATTTTAGAAAATTAGTTACAGGAGATATTATCACAGCAGAACAAAAGGGGAAGGATCCTATTGAATTTAACTGTTATGCAAAATTTATTTTTAGTGCTAATGAGATACCTAAGATAAAAGATCCTACTGGAGCAACAGCACGGAGAGTAATTATAATTCCTTTTCTTAACAGTTTTACACAAGCTAATAAAGATTATGACCCTTATTTTTTAGATAAAATCAAAAATAAAGATTGTATGGAATATTTAATCAAGGTTGGGATTGAGGGACTAAAAAGAGTTCTAAAAAATAAAAAGTTTAGTGAAACAGAAAAAAATAAGGAACTTTTAGATAAATTCAATAGAAACAATAACCCATTATTTGAGTTTATTGATTATTTAGAAAATGATAGTTTAATTCCAATGGAGTTTGATTATATCATCAATAACTATCCTTGTACAGCTATATTTGAGGGGCATTTTAATGTGGATAATAAGCAATATGAATTGAATGGTTATAAAGATTGGGCAAATAAAAATGGATATAAGGCAATTTCTTATAATACCTTTAAAGAAAATATGTGCAAAAATTTTGGACTTGATGTAAAACAGTTTAGAAAAAGAGGAAAACAAGAAAGATATTTTATAAAAAAATAA
- a CDS encoding AAA family ATPase, with product MAYKVLILGNSGTGKSTSIRNLIPEETFVIKCVDKPLPFKGSGKTYSLQNKNIFVTTNIQKVYAALDKINSNNKIKTLIIDDFNYLLTFGYKESAKERGFEKFERLAFGIVDIFQKVDEMRSDLIVYFMAHTQKDQDGKLSMKTVGKFLDEKLVVEGLFSIVILALGSENDYNFKVNGQDPAKSPIEMFETDDIENDLTLINKAILEYFN from the coding sequence ATGGCTTACAAAGTATTAATTTTAGGGAATAGTGGAACTGGAAAATCTACATCAATAAGAAATCTTATTCCAGAAGAAACTTTTGTTATTAAGTGTGTAGATAAACCACTTCCTTTTAAAGGATCTGGAAAAACATATAGCTTACAAAATAAAAATATTTTTGTTACAACAAACATTCAAAAAGTTTATGCAGCACTAGACAAGATAAACTCAAACAATAAAATCAAAACTCTCATAATAGATGATTTTAATTATCTTTTGACTTTTGGATATAAAGAGAGTGCTAAAGAAAGGGGATTTGAGAAATTTGAAAGGTTAGCTTTTGGGATTGTAGATATTTTTCAAAAGGTAGACGAGATGAGAAGTGATTTAATAGTTTATTTTATGGCTCACACTCAAAAGGACCAAGATGGAAAACTCTCAATGAAAACTGTAGGAAAATTTCTTGATGAAAAATTGGTAGTAGAGGGACTTTTCTCAATAGTTATTTTAGCTCTTGGTAGTGAGAATGACTATAACTTTAAAGTCAACGGACAAGATCCTGCAAAAAGTCCTATTGAGATGTTTGAAACTGATGATATAGAAAATGATTTAACATTAATAAACAAAGCGATATTAGAATATTTTAACTAA
- a CDS encoding phage antirepressor KilAC domain-containing protein, with protein MQNLEVVINNVNGQNVVNSRTIAEQLGKRHDHIIRDLEKILETPNVGSLIIPSTYKVNGQNREYKEYLLTKDGFTLYMFNIQGYQEFKMAYINKFNEMENIIRQKIPTSFKEALKLAYEQQETIENLQLENKVKDQQIAELQPKASYYDVILQCKDLLSTTIIAKDYGMAAKGFNKLLHELGIQYTQSGVWLLYQKYADKGYTQTKTQNYNRPDGTQGAKPHTYWTQKGRLFLYEFLKAHGYLPIIEKEESEEEK; from the coding sequence ATGCAAAATTTAGAAGTAGTTATCAACAATGTAAACGGACAAAATGTAGTAAACAGTAGAACAATAGCTGAACAATTAGGAAAAAGACACGATCATATTATAAGGGATTTAGAAAAAATTTTAGAAACCCCAAATGTGGGTTCTCTAATAATTCCAAGCACTTATAAGGTAAATGGACAAAATAGGGAGTACAAAGAATACCTTTTAACAAAAGATGGATTTACACTTTATATGTTTAACATTCAAGGATACCAAGAATTTAAAATGGCTTACATAAACAAATTTAATGAAATGGAAAATATTATAAGACAAAAAATTCCAACTTCATTTAAAGAGGCTTTAAAACTTGCCTACGAGCAACAAGAAACTATTGAAAACTTACAATTAGAAAATAAAGTAAAAGATCAACAAATAGCAGAACTTCAACCTAAAGCAAGTTATTATGATGTGATTTTACAATGCAAAGATTTGTTAAGTACAACAATTATAGCTAAAGATTATGGAATGGCAGCAAAAGGCTTTAACAAATTACTACACGAATTAGGAATCCAATATACTCAAAGTGGAGTTTGGCTTTTATATCAAAAATATGCTGATAAAGGATATACACAAACAAAAACTCAAAACTACAACAGACCTGATGGAACACAAGGAGCTAAACCACATACATATTGGACACAAAAAGGAAGATTATTCCTATATGAATTTTTAAAAGCACATGGATATTTACCAATTATAGAAAAAGAAGAAAGTGAGGAGGAAAAATAA
- a CDS encoding helix-turn-helix domain-containing protein, which translates to MEVKYTKTQETIARRLKEKREEKGFTLEEAAKHINVSKVTLHRYENLNILNIPSDKIETLAKLYGTTPKYIMGWSDDDAVTPKEEVSPTYRWVARNAKKMNEKELEKLQSLMKLTFDIFDDEEE; encoded by the coding sequence ATGGAAGTTAAATATACAAAAACTCAGGAAACAATAGCTAGGCGTTTAAAAGAAAAAAGAGAAGAAAAAGGATTTACTTTAGAAGAGGCAGCTAAACATATTAATGTTTCGAAAGTTACTTTACATAGATATGAAAATTTAAATATTTTAAATATCCCATCAGACAAAATAGAAACATTGGCTAAGTTATATGGAACTACTCCTAAATATATTATGGGGTGGAGTGATGATGATGCTGTTACGCCTAAAGAAGAAGTTTCTCCAACTTATCGTTGGGTTGCTAGAAATGCTAAAAAAATGAATGAGAAAGAACTTGAAAAATTACAATCTCTTATGAAATTAACATTTGATATTTTTGATGACGAGGAGGAATGA
- a CDS encoding siphovirus Gp157 family protein, which translates to MKLYELVSEEQKLNELFLAAIDEETGEIRDNETLEELETELKNALVNKSEGIIKVIRNQESDLEMVTAEIERLTNLKNKMKKEIENFKSYIKFNMKKMDIKKIETSLGTISLRVNPPSTDVFDKDLIPEEFMREKIERTYEPKKDDIKKALQNGEEVPGARLIYKENLKIK; encoded by the coding sequence ATGAAGTTATATGAATTAGTTTCTGAAGAACAAAAATTGAATGAGTTATTTCTTGCAGCTATTGATGAGGAAACAGGAGAAATAAGAGATAACGAAACATTGGAAGAACTAGAAACAGAATTAAAAAATGCATTAGTAAATAAATCTGAGGGAATAATAAAGGTAATAAGAAACCAAGAATCAGATTTAGAGATGGTTACAGCAGAGATAGAAAGACTAACAAATCTAAAAAATAAAATGAAAAAAGAGATAGAAAATTTTAAATCTTATATCAAATTTAATATGAAGAAAATGGATATTAAAAAGATAGAAACATCTTTAGGAACTATATCTTTAAGAGTAAATCCACCATCAACAGATGTATTTGATAAAGATTTAATACCTGAGGAATTTATGAGGGAAAAGATAGAAAGAACTTACGAACCTAAGAAAGATGATATAAAAAAAGCTCTCCAAAATGGAGAAGAAGTGCCAGGAGCAAGACTTATATACAAAGAAAATTTAAAAATTAAGTAG
- a CDS encoding ImmA/IrrE family metallo-endopeptidase — METNFEETTKLAHNILIKYSDGTFPIDIFKIIRENFKNIKLIPFSKWKAKTKINGTMFEELKTDYGMAFYDEKKYCIIYNDAKCLQTQRWTVAHELGHILRGHLSNNEYLMYSPDNTPFEMEANTFAKQFLVPFPIIRYLFNFLGRRIIYPCDIEEIFDVGVGASSNIINHLNKLRYLPTNINLENKFRNYFLKWR; from the coding sequence TTGGAAACAAATTTTGAAGAAACCACTAAACTTGCACACAACATTCTTATTAAATATTCTGATGGGACATTTCCTATTGATATTTTTAAAATTATACGTGAAAATTTTAAGAATATAAAATTAATACCATTCAGTAAATGGAAAGCAAAAACAAAAATTAATGGAACTATGTTTGAAGAACTTAAAACAGATTATGGTATGGCTTTTTATGATGAAAAAAAATACTGTATAATTTATAATGATGCAAAGTGTCTACAAACTCAAAGATGGACTGTGGCTCACGAATTAGGACATATTTTACGTGGACATTTATCTAATAATGAATATTTGATGTATTCTCCTGATAACACACCTTTTGAAATGGAGGCTAATACTTTTGCAAAACAATTTCTAGTACCTTTTCCTATTATTAGGTATTTATTTAATTTTTTAGGAAGGCGTATTATTTATCCTTGTGATATCGAAGAAATCTTTGATGTTGGTGTTGGTGCATCTTCTAATATTATTAATCATCTCAATAAATTACGTTACTTACCAACTAATATCAACTTAGAAAACAAATTTAGAAATTATTTTTTAAAATGGAGATGA